The stretch of DNA AGGCTGCCACTTCGAGATGGATAATAATCAAATGGAAACGAACCAGGCGCGAAACTTCCTATAACGACTGTTGAAACCTTGACAATGTCGTTTCCCTGCCTCGACGCTCCCATGATTTCCGTCTCCATTTCATATTGCTGACTTTTTTCCTTGAACCATTTCTTGCAATTGACAAACCCTTCGATAAGATGGTTTTCGCCAGTATCTTCGATACAAGTATCTTCCGAAAAATAGGGATCAATTGCATTCACATCGCCCTTTTTCGCCGTAAAATACGCTTCGATTTCCGCACTGATTTTCATAACGAATCCTCCCCGGTTCAATATCTGAACGGGTATTTGAGGATTTTGAGGATGCCGTTTTTTAACACTTCAAACCGTTTGTTATCCGGCTTGCTATTTCCCCATCGCGAGAAGTCCACTGCAATCCAATTTGAACCTGCCTTGTCAAAAATTGCCCGCAATTTGGTAAGGATTTGCTCTACATCAACTTGCCCTGTCGTCGAAAGGTTTTGCAGAGCGAAAAGGATCTGGTCTTGTTCTTCGTCCAAAATCGCGGCTTTATTCAGTACGTAATGCTCGTTAATGCCTATTGTTTCTTGTATTGGCGGAAAAGGTGAGATTCGAACTCACGGAGCAGTCACCCGCTCAATTGATTTCAAGTCAATCGCCTTCGACCACTCGGCCACTTTTCCGCGCATCATCAATATTATATATTATAACCCAAACGGCGCAGTTGGAGCGCCCCCAACCGCCAGTTCAGGCGATCATTTCCATGAACGCGCCCATACGGGTAGAAAGCTGTTCCACGTCGTTCTGTGAATAATCCGTCTCCACCGAGATGTAGGAAACGCCTTTTCCACCTTGGGCCGTTATCCGCTCACGGACCAGGAAACTCTCCACATTATAGGTGTGGCAGGCCTGAAGAATAATGTCCACTACCCCGTTTGCTTTGTATTCGTCGACCAAGGTCTCCAGCAGGTCGAGACGTTTGGGATTAGGAGACATGCAGGAACAGGGAATGCCCAAATATTTGACGGCCAGCGCCTCGTAAGGAGGAAGAGCTTCATTCACCATCTCGTAATTCGGTTTGATCCCACCGCAGTTTTCGAAGGCCACAATCACTCCGCCGTTTTCCTCGATGGCGCTGAAAACTTTTTCTAGGCTCTTCCCCGTGGGGCAACCGGTGACGACAATCCGCTGTTTGCCGGCTGAAACGCGGCGCTCGCCTGCCTCCCAGTTCTCCTGGAGCTTCGTCCTCAATTCTCGAATCATATCCAAAGCACGGGGATCACCAAAAGAGATTTTGAAAAACTCGTTGACAAGGTGCAGCTCTTGACCCGAAAGAAGAGGAGGATTCAGCTTCGAAAGCTCGTAAAAATCTTCCATCACGCGGCGCTCTTCGTTGCGTCTTTTTATCTCGCGGCTCAGATCATCCTCGGTGATCGTCACGCCCAGCGCTGTCTCCAGCTTGCGTGCCAGACTCTCGATCTCGGCTTGCCAAACGTTCAGAGCATCCACGCCGAAATACGTCTGGGGAAGCTGCATCACGTGAGTCGGGCGCAGACGATCCAGCAGCTCGTACATCTTCTTCTTGCCATCGCAGGTCGTTTCCCCTATAACCATGTCGCAGAAGTGGAAATAAGGGCAAGTGTCGGTCAGGGCAAAGCCGTAACTCGACTTGATCAGAGGACAGAGGTTGCGGGGTAGATGTTCTTCACCCGCCGCGATGGGCTTGTCGCTGGTACTGCAAAGAGAGACGGGAATGGCGCCCGCCGCGCGAATCACCTCGTATGGGGTGAACGCGCAGTAGCAACCCACCACCTTCTTACCTGAGTCCACTGCCTCTTTTATTTTTACCGGACCAGCAGGTATCGCGTTGCGCATGGCCTCGAACAGAGCCTCAATATCGTGCATGGAAGAATTTCACTCCTTAAAATTGAATTTCGTGAAAAAACGGTAACCGTTCAATCGAGCCTTCCCGCTAGTATTGCCGCGCCCAACGCGCCAGCCCAGCGAGCCAGGGGATCCGTGGTCACAGGCGCTTGCAATCTTTCCGAGAGTCTTTTCCGGAGGTATTCGCTTTCATAAAGCCCTCCGGATAGAAAAAATTCCCGGCCCCTGCCCTGCTTTCCGCACAGCGCCGCCACACGCGTCACAATAGATTCACAGATCGCAAAGGCGATGTCTTCCTTCGCTCTTCCGCTTCCAATCAGACCGATGACCTCGCTTTCGGCGAACACCGCGCACATTGCGCTGATGGTCACTCCGCCGCCCCGCTCCGCGAGAGCGAAGAGCCCCAGCAAATCCACGGCCAGAGTATTGGCCATGATCTCTAGAAAACGCCCGGTGCCCGCCGCGCACTTGTCGTTCATCAGAAATCCCGCGACTCTGCCGTTCGACAGAGAGATGACCTTCGTGTCCTGGCCGCCTATATCGACGACTGTACAGTCGCGTCCGAGAAGGCGAAACACCCCCTGCGCGTGACAACTGATCTCTGTGACGGTCTTCGAGGCGTAGGGAACGGAAACACGTCCGTAACCCGTGGCCACAACCCGCGTTTCCGTTACGTCGATTCCGCTCCTTTCCATGTCCTCCCGCAACTCCTTCGCCGCGCCGACGCTACTCCATCCCGTCGGGATAACTGCTTTATACAGGATGGCGCCGTCTTCATCAAGCACGATAGCTTTCGCGGCCGTGGAACCAATGTCCACGCCAATTTGAAAGTTTTTTTTGAAAAACATCTATACCTCACTCCGGGGTCGTGTACATGCGAATATTAAAACAACCGTAGCATAATAATAGGTTCAAAAAAAGTCAAAGATAGATCAAATCAATACCCAAGCCATGCAACGGGGGATGCCGGAGTAGTCTGTTATTTTTTTCGCAAGCCTCAGACAGGAAGGGGCTAAAGTTCGCATTTTTTCCGCTTGTTCTCCGTCCCCAATTTCCAGAAGCAGCGCGCCTCCCGGCCTTAGCCAAGAGGGAACGTGCCGAAAAAGCGTTCGATAAAAATCCATCCCATCTTTCCCGCCGTCCAGAGCCAGGCTAGGCTCGTAGTCTCGGATCTCTCTCATCAGGTTGGGTAAGGCCCTTGTGGGAATGTAAGGAGGGTTACTGATCACCAGATCCAGCGTTCCTTTTTTCAATGGAATGTCTTCGGGTTCCCGTGAATGCCACAAAAGACCTCGCTGATGCAAACCATAACGCGCCATATTTTTCCAAGCCCAGGCCAGAGACGCGGGGTTCTTCTCGGCTAGGATCGCTTTGGCGTCGGCGCGCTCCCTCAGAAGTATGATGCCGACGCAACCGCTACCTGTTCCCCAGTCTAGGAAAAGAGGGGAGAAGGGCGATGGCCGCAAATACTCCAGAGCCAGTTCCGTCAATAGTTCCGTCTCAGGGCGTGGAATCAGGACC from Synergistaceae bacterium encodes:
- the prmC gene encoding peptide chain release factor N(5)-glutamine methyltransferase codes for the protein MGENIEEGKKNNLGVLRRSLIESLRSAGIENNVGEVDMILTHVLGVSRAEILGHPEKTVTDGQCFSILETVRRRAKREPLQYVLNETYFWGLSFEVGKGVLIPRPETELLTELALEYLRPSPFSPLFLDWGTGSGCVGIILLRERADAKAILAEKNPASLAWAWKNMARYGLHQRGLLWHSREPEDIPLKKGTLDLVISNPPYIPTRALPNLMREIRDYEPSLALDGGKDGMDFYRTLFRHVPSWLRPGGALLLEIGDGEQAEKMRTLAPSCLRLAKKITDYSGIPRCMAWVLI
- a CDS encoding acyl-CoA dehydratase activase, with the protein product MFFKKNFQIGVDIGSTAAKAIVLDEDGAILYKAVIPTGWSSVGAAKELREDMERSGIDVTETRVVATGYGRVSVPYASKTVTEISCHAQGVFRLLGRDCTVVDIGGQDTKVISLSNGRVAGFLMNDKCAAGTGRFLEIMANTLAVDLLGLFALAERGGGVTISAMCAVFAESEVIGLIGSGRAKEDIAFAICESIVTRVAALCGKQGRGREFFLSGGLYESEYLRKRLSERLQAPVTTDPLARWAGALGAAILAGRLD
- a CDS encoding 2-hydroxyacyl-CoA dehydratase family protein translates to MHDIEALFEAMRNAIPAGPVKIKEAVDSGKKVVGCYCAFTPYEVIRAAGAIPVSLCSTSDKPIAAGEEHLPRNLCPLIKSSYGFALTDTCPYFHFCDMVIGETTCDGKKKMYELLDRLRPTHVMQLPQTYFGVDALNVWQAEIESLARKLETALGVTITEDDLSREIKRRNEERRVMEDFYELSKLNPPLLSGQELHLVNEFFKISFGDPRALDMIRELRTKLQENWEAGERRVSAGKQRIVVTGCPTGKSLEKVFSAIEENGGVIVAFENCGGIKPNYEMVNEALPPYEALAVKYLGIPCSCMSPNPKRLDLLETLVDEYKANGVVDIILQACHTYNVESFLVRERITAQGGKGVSYISVETDYSQNDVEQLSTRMGAFMEMIA